In Tachyglossus aculeatus isolate mTacAcu1 chromosome 10, mTacAcu1.pri, whole genome shotgun sequence, the following proteins share a genomic window:
- the CDC42EP5 gene encoding LOW QUALITY PROTEIN: cdc42 effector protein 5 (The sequence of the model RefSeq protein was modified relative to this genomic sequence to represent the inferred CDS: inserted 2 bases in 1 codon): MPVLKQLGPSLPKKRIERAAISAPLGDFRHTMHVGRGGDAFGDTSFLSRHGGPPKPAPGPGXPPPPPARPGGPPPPPGGPPTGPPPADPFLSFQLDLGPSILDEVLGVMERGHQGGHQAGPSALDGGRGQGARLPFGSEEDLEDVIGL; this comes from the exons ATGCCAGTCCTGAAGCAGCTGGGCCCGTCCTTGCCCAAGAAGCGAATCGAGCGGGCCGCCATCTCAGCCCCACTGGGCGACTTTCGACACACGATGCACGTGGGGCGCGGAGGCGACGCCTTCGGGGACACCTCCTTCCTCAGCCGACACGGGGGCCCCCCGAAGCCCGCCCCGGGCCCtgg ccccccgccacccccggcccgcccggggggacccccgccgcccccggggggACCCCCAACAGGGCCCCCCCCTGCCGACCCCTTCCTGTCCTTCCAGCTGGACTTGGGGCCCTCCATCCTGGACGAGGTGCTGGGGGTCATGGAGAGGGGGCACCAAGGTGGGCACCAAGCCGGGCCAAGCGCCCTCgacgggggcagggggcagggggcccgCCTGCCCTTCGGCTCCGAGGAGGACCTGGAGGACGTCATCGGCCtgtag